From Pseudomonas putida, one genomic window encodes:
- a CDS encoding ABC transporter permease, whose product MLSPVSRRRLQRFRRNRRGWVSLWLFAGLLLLSLGAELVANDKPLLLGYKGELYMPALKRYSEQQFGGQLPFQPDYRSAYVRQLIEGQGGWMLFAPIPFSADTPNYDLQVPTPSPPSSSNWLGTDDQGRDVLARVLYGTRVSLLFAFALTVVSVLIGVSAGALQGYHGGWVDLLGQRVLEVWSGLPVLYLLIILSGFVEPDFWWLLGIMALFSWLTLVDVVRAEFLRGRNLEYVKAARALGLPDSQVMLRHILPNAMNATLTYVPFMLTGAITTLTALDFLGFGMPAGSASLGELVTQGKQHLEAPWLGFTAFFALALVLSLLVFIGDAMREAFDPRV is encoded by the coding sequence ATGCTCTCGCCGGTTTCGCGTCGCCGACTGCAACGCTTTCGTCGCAACCGTCGTGGCTGGGTGTCGTTGTGGCTGTTCGCTGGCCTGCTGCTGCTCAGCCTCGGCGCGGAGCTCGTGGCCAACGACAAACCCTTGCTGCTGGGCTACAAGGGCGAGCTGTACATGCCTGCGCTCAAGCGCTACAGCGAGCAGCAGTTTGGTGGCCAACTGCCGTTCCAGCCGGACTACCGTAGCGCGTATGTACGCCAGTTGATCGAGGGCCAGGGCGGCTGGATGCTGTTCGCACCGATTCCGTTCAGTGCCGACACCCCTAACTATGACCTGCAAGTCCCCACGCCAAGCCCACCGAGCAGCAGCAACTGGCTGGGTACCGACGACCAGGGCCGCGACGTGCTCGCGCGGGTGTTGTACGGCACCCGGGTATCGCTGCTGTTCGCTTTTGCCCTGACCGTGGTCAGCGTGCTGATCGGCGTCAGCGCCGGGGCCCTGCAGGGCTACCACGGTGGTTGGGTGGACCTGCTCGGGCAACGCGTGCTGGAGGTGTGGTCAGGGTTGCCGGTGCTGTACCTGCTGATCATCCTCAGCGGTTTCGTTGAGCCGGACTTCTGGTGGCTGCTGGGGATCATGGCGCTGTTCTCGTGGTTGACCCTGGTGGATGTGGTGCGTGCCGAGTTCCTGCGCGGGCGCAACCTGGAGTACGTCAAGGCCGCCCGCGCACTGGGCCTGCCGGACAGCCAGGTGATGCTGCGGCACATCCTGCCCAATGCGATGAATGCCACGCTGACCTATGTGCCATTCATGCTCACCGGGGCCATCACCACACTGACCGCATTGGACTTCCTCGGCTTTGGCATGCCGGCCGGCAGTGCTTCGCTGGGCGAGTTGGTCACCCAGGGCAAACAGCACCTGGAGGCACCTTGGCTGGGCTTCACCGCGTTCTTCGCGCTGGCGCTGGTGCTGTCATTGCTGGTGTTTATCGGAGATGCCATGCGTGAGGCTTTCGACCCGCGCGTTTAG
- the hbdH gene encoding 3-hydroxybutyrate dehydrogenase, whose protein sequence is MTLKGKTALITGSTSGIGLGIAQVLARAGANILLNGFGDPAAALAEVAQQGAKVAHHPADLSDVAQIEALFAFAEQTFGGVDILVNNAGIQHVAPVEQFPLQSWDKIIALNLSAVFHGTRLALPGMRARNWGRIVNVASVHGLVGSTGKAAYVAAKHGVVGLTKVVGLETATGNVTCNAICPGWVLTPLVQKQIDERAAKGVTPQQAQEDLLAEKQPSLAFVTPEQLGELVLFLCSEAASQVRGAAWNVDGGWLAQ, encoded by the coding sequence ATGACCCTCAAAGGCAAGACTGCACTCATTACCGGATCCACCAGCGGCATTGGCCTGGGCATCGCCCAGGTGCTGGCCCGCGCCGGCGCCAACATCCTGCTCAACGGTTTCGGCGACCCGGCAGCGGCGCTGGCCGAGGTTGCGCAACAGGGGGCGAAGGTTGCGCACCATCCGGCCGACCTTAGCGATGTCGCCCAGATAGAAGCCTTGTTCGCGTTTGCCGAACAGACCTTCGGCGGTGTCGACATCCTGGTCAACAACGCGGGCATCCAGCATGTGGCGCCGGTCGAGCAGTTTCCGCTGCAAAGCTGGGACAAGATCATCGCCCTGAACCTGTCGGCGGTATTCCATGGCACGCGCCTGGCCCTGCCCGGCATGCGTGCGCGCAACTGGGGGCGCATCGTCAACGTCGCTTCGGTGCACGGCTTGGTCGGCTCCACCGGCAAAGCAGCTTATGTGGCGGCCAAGCATGGCGTGGTCGGCCTGACCAAGGTCGTGGGGCTGGAAACCGCCACCGGCAATGTCACCTGCAACGCCATCTGCCCAGGCTGGGTGCTGACCCCGCTGGTGCAAAAGCAGATCGACGAACGTGCCGCCAAGGGTGTCACCCCGCAGCAGGCGCAAGAGGACTTGCTGGCCGAGAAGCAACCGTCATTGGCCTTCGTCACGCCTGAGCAGCTGGGCGAACTGGTACTATTCCTCTGCAGCGAGGCCGCAAGCCAGGTCCGCGGCGCCGCCTGGAATGTCGATGGTGGCTGGCTGGCCCAGTGA
- a CDS encoding GntP family permease, giving the protein MTVLIALAALALLMLAAYRGYSVILFAPIAALGAVLLTDPAAVAPAFTGVFMEKMVGFIKLYFPVFLLGAVFGKLIELSGFSRSIVAAAIRLLGTRQAMLVIVLVCALLTYGGVSLFVVVFAVYPFAAEMFRQSDIPKRLIPATIALGAFSFTMDALPGTPQIQNIIPSTFFNTTAWAAPWLGLIGTVFVFCSGMLYLQRQRNKAQRAGEGYGSNLRNEPETAADLTLPNPWLALSPLVLVGVMNLLFTHWIPQWYGASHTLQLPGMSAPVNSDVAKLTAIWAVQAALLVGILMVLVCAFGAIRERLAEGTKSAVGGALLAAMNTASEYGFGAVIASLPGFLVLADALRGIPNPLVNEAITVTLLAGITGSASGGMSIALAAMGDSFIAAANAANIPLEVLHRVAAMASGGMDTLPHNGAVITLLAVTGLTHREAYKDIFGITLIKTLAVFVVIATFYATGIV; this is encoded by the coding sequence ATGACCGTGCTCATCGCTCTCGCCGCTTTGGCCCTGCTGATGCTGGCCGCCTACCGCGGTTACAGCGTGATCCTTTTCGCGCCCATCGCCGCCCTCGGCGCGGTGCTGCTGACCGACCCCGCCGCCGTGGCGCCCGCCTTCACCGGGGTGTTCATGGAAAAGATGGTCGGCTTCATCAAGCTGTACTTCCCGGTGTTCCTGCTGGGCGCAGTGTTCGGCAAGCTCATCGAACTGTCCGGTTTCTCGCGCTCGATCGTCGCCGCGGCCATCCGCCTGCTCGGCACGCGACAGGCCATGCTGGTGATCGTGCTGGTCTGCGCCTTGCTCACCTATGGCGGGGTATCGCTGTTTGTGGTGGTGTTCGCGGTGTATCCGTTCGCTGCAGAAATGTTCCGTCAAAGCGATATACCCAAGCGCCTGATCCCGGCGACCATCGCCTTGGGCGCCTTCTCGTTCACCATGGACGCCCTGCCCGGCACCCCACAGATCCAGAACATCATCCCCAGCACCTTCTTCAACACCACTGCCTGGGCCGCGCCCTGGCTGGGGCTGATCGGCACGGTGTTCGTGTTCTGCAGCGGCATGCTTTACCTGCAACGCCAGCGCAACAAAGCCCAGCGCGCCGGCGAGGGCTATGGCAGCAACCTGCGCAACGAACCGGAGACTGCCGCCGACCTGACCTTGCCCAACCCTTGGCTGGCGCTTTCGCCGCTGGTGCTGGTGGGTGTGATGAACCTGCTGTTCACCCACTGGATCCCACAGTGGTACGGCGCCAGCCATACCCTGCAGCTGCCGGGCATGAGTGCGCCGGTGAACAGCGACGTGGCCAAGCTCACGGCAATCTGGGCAGTGCAGGCCGCGCTTCTGGTGGGCATCCTGATGGTGCTGGTCTGCGCCTTCGGCGCCATCCGTGAGCGGCTGGCCGAAGGCACCAAAAGTGCTGTCGGTGGCGCCTTGCTGGCCGCCATGAACACAGCGTCAGAATACGGCTTTGGTGCAGTGATCGCTTCGCTGCCAGGCTTTCTGGTGCTGGCCGATGCCCTGCGCGGCATCCCCAACCCGCTGGTCAATGAAGCCATCACCGTGACGCTGCTGGCGGGTATCACCGGTTCCGCTTCGGGCGGCATGAGCATTGCCCTGGCGGCCATGGGCGACAGCTTCATCGCCGCGGCGAACGCCGCCAACATCCCGCTCGAGGTGCTACACCGGGTGGCCGCGATGGCCAGCGGCGGCATGGACACCCTGCCGCACAACGGTGCGGTGATCACCTTGCTGGCCGTCACCGGCTTGACCCATCGCGAGGCCTACAAGGACATTTTCGGTATTACCCTGATCAAGACCCTGGCGGTCTTCGTGGTCATCGCCACGTTCTACGCCACCGGCATCGTCTAA
- a CDS encoding peptidylprolyl isomerase, whose protein sequence is MARATARHILVSSEDKCNELKAQIEAGADFAEIAKANSTCPSSRQGGDLGSFGPGQMVKEFDTVVFSAPVNTVQGPVKTQFGYHLLEVTSRQD, encoded by the coding sequence ATGGCACGCGCCACTGCCCGCCACATCCTCGTCAGCAGCGAAGACAAGTGCAACGAACTGAAAGCCCAGATCGAAGCCGGTGCCGACTTCGCTGAAATCGCCAAAGCCAACTCCACCTGCCCGTCCAGCCGCCAGGGCGGTGACCTGGGCTCGTTCGGCCCAGGCCAGATGGTCAAGGAGTTCGATACCGTTGTGTTCAGCGCCCCGGTCAACACCGTGCAAGGCCCGGTCAAGACCCAGTTCGGCTACCACCTGCTGGAAGTGACCAGCCGCCAGGACTAA
- a CDS encoding sigma-54 interaction domain-containing protein: MQESNTLKDYPQVRQLAIRSLFEIIEQSSEGTVIVDRDARIVWMNERYARRFGLADAASAIGQPCETVIPGSLMREVVSNGRPILLDMLDTPNEPLVVMRLPIHDAQGALIGAIGFALFDQLRSLSPLLKRYSSMQQELATTRSQLRARQAKYSFAQFVGSSAASLEAKRRARRGAASESPVLLLGETGTGKELLAHAIHAASARAHKAFVSINSAAIPEALLEAEFFGTAPGAFTGADRKGRSGKLQLAEGGTLFLDEIGDMPLALQSKLLRVLQEKEYEPVGSNQMLRSDVRIIAATSIDLQAAIARGAFRADLYYRLNVLPIQAPPLRERLEDLPALCEAILAELGSQFELEPDALQLLARHAWPGNIRELRNVLERATLLADQPRLAAMDVREALGPVTPVATPPQRQSYRDACAQFERKLIADALAEHAGNVVEAAKALGLGRSTFYKKRVALGV, from the coding sequence ATGCAAGAAAGCAACACCCTCAAGGACTACCCTCAGGTACGGCAACTGGCGATCCGCTCGCTGTTCGAAATCATCGAGCAGTCCAGCGAAGGCACGGTGATCGTCGACCGCGACGCGCGAATCGTGTGGATGAACGAACGCTACGCCCGGCGTTTTGGCCTGGCCGATGCAGCCAGTGCCATCGGCCAGCCATGCGAAACGGTGATCCCGGGCAGCCTGATGCGCGAGGTGGTGAGTAACGGCCGGCCGATCCTGCTGGACATGCTCGACACCCCTAACGAGCCACTGGTGGTCATGCGCCTGCCTATCCACGATGCCCAAGGGGCGCTGATCGGTGCGATCGGCTTTGCCCTGTTCGACCAATTGCGCAGCCTGTCGCCACTGCTCAAGCGCTATTCGAGCATGCAGCAGGAATTGGCCACGACACGCTCGCAGTTGCGCGCGCGCCAGGCCAAATACAGTTTTGCCCAATTCGTCGGCAGCAGCGCCGCGAGCCTTGAGGCCAAACGCCGGGCCAGGCGTGGCGCGGCCAGCGAATCACCCGTGTTGCTGCTTGGCGAAACCGGCACCGGCAAAGAGCTGCTGGCCCACGCCATCCACGCAGCGTCGGCACGTGCGCACAAAGCCTTTGTCAGCATCAACAGCGCAGCGATTCCCGAGGCGCTGCTGGAGGCCGAGTTCTTCGGCACGGCACCAGGCGCCTTTACCGGCGCTGACCGCAAGGGGCGTAGCGGCAAGTTGCAGTTGGCCGAAGGCGGCACCTTGTTCCTCGACGAAATCGGCGACATGCCTTTGGCCCTGCAAAGCAAGCTGCTGCGAGTGCTGCAGGAGAAGGAATACGAACCGGTGGGCTCGAACCAGATGCTGCGCAGCGACGTGCGTATCATCGCTGCCACTTCGATCGATTTGCAGGCGGCCATCGCCCGCGGGGCGTTCCGCGCCGATCTGTATTACCGCCTGAATGTGCTGCCAATCCAGGCCCCGCCGCTGCGCGAGCGCCTCGAAGACCTGCCGGCATTGTGCGAGGCGATCCTCGCCGAACTGGGCAGCCAGTTCGAGCTGGAGCCCGATGCGCTGCAATTGCTGGCCCGCCATGCCTGGCCCGGGAACATCCGTGAGCTGCGCAACGTGCTGGAGCGGGCGACCCTGCTGGCGGACCAGCCGCGCCTTGCCGCCATGGACGTGCGCGAGGCACTCGGGCCGGTGACGCCCGTTGCTACGCCACCCCAGCGGCAAAGCTACCGCGATGCCTGTGCGCAATTCGAGCGCAAACTGATTGCCGATGCCTTGGCCGAGCACGCCGGAAATGTGGTCGAAGCAGCGAAAGCATTGGGCTTGGGTCGTTCGACGTTCTACAAGAAAAGGGTGGCTTTGGGAGTGTAA
- a CDS encoding microcin C ABC transporter permease YejB: MTSYILRRLLLIIPTLLAILLVNFAIVQAAPGGPVEQAVARLQGIGGGAPGARAEVVQGQSRATRGLDPKLIEEIKRQYGFDKTAPERLWLMLGQYARLDFGQSFFRGAKVTDLILDKLPVTLSLGFWATLITYLVSIPLGIRKAVRHGSRFDAWSSALIVIGYALPSFLFALLLIVLFAGGTSLNWFPVRGLVSEHFDQLSLLGKVADYFWHLVLPVGALVVGGFATLTLLTKNAFLDEISRQYVVTARAKGLSERRVLYGHVLRNAMLVVLAGLPQALITVFFAGSLLIEVIFSLDGLGRMSYEAAVSRDYPVVFGTLFIFTLAGLLIRLIGDLLYTLLDPRIDFDARAH, from the coding sequence ATGACCTCCTACATTCTGCGCCGCCTGCTGCTGATCATTCCCACGCTGCTGGCGATCCTGCTGGTCAACTTCGCCATTGTCCAGGCCGCCCCTGGCGGGCCAGTGGAGCAGGCCGTGGCCAGGCTGCAAGGCATCGGCGGCGGGGCGCCGGGCGCGCGGGCCGAGGTGGTTCAAGGCCAATCCCGCGCCACCCGTGGCCTGGACCCGAAACTGATCGAAGAGATCAAGCGCCAGTACGGCTTCGACAAAACGGCGCCGGAGCGTTTGTGGCTGATGCTCGGCCAATATGCGCGGCTGGATTTCGGCCAAAGCTTCTTCCGCGGTGCCAAGGTCACCGACCTGATCCTGGACAAACTGCCGGTGACCTTGTCACTGGGGTTCTGGGCCACGTTGATCACCTACCTGGTGTCGATCCCGCTGGGCATCCGCAAGGCGGTGCGCCACGGCAGCCGCTTCGACGCCTGGAGCAGTGCGCTGATCGTGATCGGTTACGCCCTGCCCTCCTTCCTGTTCGCCCTGTTGCTGATCGTGCTGTTCGCCGGTGGCACCTCGTTGAACTGGTTCCCGGTGCGTGGCCTGGTGTCGGAGCACTTCGACCAGCTCAGCCTGCTGGGCAAAGTCGCCGACTACTTCTGGCACCTGGTGCTGCCGGTGGGGGCACTGGTGGTCGGCGGGTTCGCTACGCTGACCTTGCTGACCAAGAACGCCTTCCTCGACGAAATCTCCCGTCAGTACGTGGTCACAGCGCGGGCCAAAGGCCTGAGCGAGCGCCGGGTGCTGTACGGCCACGTACTGCGCAATGCCATGCTGGTGGTGCTGGCCGGCTTGCCGCAGGCGCTGATCACGGTGTTCTTTGCCGGGTCCCTGCTGATCGAGGTGATTTTCTCACTCGATGGCCTCGGCCGCATGAGCTACGAGGCAGCGGTCTCGCGTGACTATCCGGTAGTGTTCGGCACGCTGTTCATCTTCACCCTGGCCGGCCTGTTGATCCGCCTGATCGGCGATTTGTTGTACACCTTGCTCGATCCGCGCATCGACTTCGACGCGAGGGCGCACTGA
- the eco gene encoding serine protease inhibitor ecotin, with the protein MRPIPPSAILALTLAATAPAMAASLKDVAPYPEAEKGFTRQVIHLPTQADEQAHKLEIIAGKTLQVDCNRQRLAGSLEEHTLEGWGYSYYRLDKVGGPASTLMACPDGKKTEAFVPVVGEGFLLRYNSKLPVVVYVPEGVQVRYRVWSAAQEVQTAKVE; encoded by the coding sequence ATGCGCCCGATCCCCCCATCCGCGATCCTGGCCCTGACCCTGGCGGCCACTGCCCCGGCGATGGCCGCCAGCCTGAAGGACGTCGCACCTTACCCCGAGGCCGAAAAAGGCTTTACCCGGCAGGTCATCCACCTGCCCACGCAAGCCGACGAGCAAGCCCACAAACTTGAAATCATCGCTGGCAAGACGCTCCAGGTGGACTGCAACCGCCAGCGCCTGGCCGGCAGCCTGGAGGAACACACCCTTGAAGGCTGGGGCTACAGTTATTACCGCCTGGACAAGGTCGGCGGGCCGGCCAGCACCCTGATGGCCTGCCCGGATGGCAAAAAGACCGAGGCCTTCGTGCCAGTGGTCGGTGAAGGCTTCCTGCTGCGCTACAACAGCAAGTTGCCTGTGGTGGTGTATGTGCCCGAAGGTGTGCAGGTGCGTTACCGGGTGTGGTCGGCAGCGCAGGAGGTGCAAACGGCCAAGGTGGAGTAA
- a CDS encoding 3-deoxy-7-phosphoheptulonate synthase: MQASNLALPLTQPNAANTIVSRRLPSPHLLKQQMPLPIEHAQHVQAQRQAIRAILEGRDPRLLVVVGPCSIHDPRSALEYADRLAALSREVDDKLLLVMRAYVEKPRTTVGWKGLAYDPHLDGSDDMHGGIALSRGLMLNMIERGLPIATELLQPLVAGYFDDLLGWAAIGARTTESQVHREMVSGLALPVGFKNGTDGGVAIACDAMRSAAAAHRHFGMDAQGHPAIIETLGNPDTHLVLRGGHKGPNYDSTSIAQARQGLAKAGLQARIMVDCSHANSGKDPARQPAVFEEVLAQRLAGDISIVGVMLESHLFDGCQALGKGPLKYGVSITDGCLGWEATQTLLREAATRM, encoded by the coding sequence ATGCAAGCCTCGAACCTCGCTCTGCCCCTGACCCAGCCAAACGCTGCCAACACCATCGTCAGCCGTCGCCTGCCCAGCCCGCACCTGCTCAAGCAGCAGATGCCGCTTCCAATCGAACATGCCCAGCACGTCCAGGCCCAGCGCCAGGCCATTCGCGCCATCCTCGAAGGCCGCGACCCGCGCCTGCTGGTGGTCGTCGGCCCGTGCTCGATCCACGACCCGCGCTCGGCCCTTGAATACGCCGACCGCCTGGCGGCCCTGAGCCGCGAAGTCGACGACAAGTTGCTGCTGGTGATGCGCGCCTATGTGGAGAAACCGCGCACCACGGTGGGCTGGAAAGGCCTGGCCTACGACCCGCACCTCGATGGCAGCGACGACATGCATGGCGGCATCGCCCTGTCCCGCGGCTTGATGCTGAACATGATCGAACGCGGCCTGCCGATCGCCACCGAGCTGCTGCAGCCGCTGGTCGCCGGTTACTTCGATGACCTGTTGGGCTGGGCGGCGATTGGCGCGCGTACCACCGAATCGCAGGTCCATCGTGAGATGGTCAGCGGCCTGGCGTTGCCAGTCGGCTTCAAGAACGGCACCGATGGCGGTGTCGCCATCGCGTGCGACGCGATGCGCAGCGCCGCCGCCGCCCACCGTCATTTCGGCATGGATGCGCAAGGGCACCCGGCAATCATCGAGACCCTGGGCAACCCGGACACCCACCTGGTGCTGCGCGGCGGCCACAAAGGCCCGAATTACGACAGCACCAGCATTGCCCAAGCCCGCCAAGGGCTGGCCAAAGCGGGATTGCAGGCGCGGATCATGGTTGATTGCAGCCATGCCAACAGTGGCAAGGACCCCGCGCGTCAGCCGGCGGTGTTCGAGGAGGTGCTGGCCCAGCGCCTGGCCGGCGACATATCGATCGTCGGGGTGATGCTTGAAAGCCACCTTTTCGACGGCTGCCAGGCGCTGGGCAAAGGCCCGCTGAAGTACGGCGTGTCGATCACCGATGGCTGCCTGGGCTGGGAAGCGACACAAACCCTGCTGCGCGAGGCTGCGACACGTATGTAG
- a CDS encoding extracellular solute-binding protein, which produces MTTSGGAALPANAPVQATPLPGQAFSRARQLPQAFLGLVLACMGFTALAEPTHALTVYGETPRYAQTFRHFDYVNPNAPKGGTLRRSATEIGQFDHILPYIDKGIGVSEVDGWLYAPLAVRSFDEPYTVYGLIARRMERGPRDAWLRFDIDPRATFADGKPVRAEDVRFSYDKLMSEGSLKYRTQFADVAGVTVEGPHRVRFDFKQPHGRTLPLDLASLPVLPEHDWKNRDFANGAGFDTPVGSGPYRIGRIDNGRSITFERDRHWWAKDLPVSRGRFNFERIRVEYFGDTEVARQVLKGGGYDYNREFSATAFTLGYNGAQLDDGRLQRAHLGPAKPQTAQGFVFNLDRPQFKDRRVRQALAMLWDFEWSNRQMMRNLYIRQQSIFSNTPLAARELPDTGELQLLEPLRGKVPDEVFTQVFTAPVTDGSGIVRTQQLQALALLQQAGWQPEGDHLVNAEGQPLTFTFLNGQAGLERLLLPWKRNLAQIGVTLNIRNVDSAQYVNRLMARDYDLIVTGYPVTLSPGAELYNYFGSAAANDPGSNNLMVLKDPAVDSLIDGLVRADTQADMLHHAHALDRVLQWNYYWIPNYYPPGSSTVWWNRFGLPKVQPAYDEGLDSWWEVSPTALTNAQMAERQKAAP; this is translated from the coding sequence ATGACCACCTCTGGGGGAGCGGCGTTGCCCGCGAATGCGCCCGTGCAGGCAACACCGTTGCCTGGCCAGGCCTTTTCGCGGGCACGCCAGCTCCCCCAGGCGTTTCTGGGGCTCGTGCTGGCCTGCATGGGTTTTACTGCCCTAGCCGAACCGACACACGCCCTCACCGTCTACGGTGAAACCCCGCGCTACGCCCAGACGTTCCGCCACTTCGACTACGTCAACCCCAACGCCCCAAAGGGCGGCACCCTGCGCCGCTCAGCTACCGAAATCGGTCAGTTCGACCACATTCTGCCGTACATCGACAAAGGCATCGGCGTCAGTGAGGTCGATGGCTGGCTGTACGCGCCCTTGGCAGTGCGTTCGTTCGATGAGCCCTACACCGTCTATGGCCTGATCGCCCGGCGCATGGAGCGCGGCCCCCGGGACGCCTGGCTGCGTTTCGATATCGACCCCAGGGCAACCTTCGCCGACGGCAAGCCCGTGCGTGCCGAGGATGTGCGCTTCAGTTACGACAAACTGATGAGCGAGGGCAGCCTCAAGTACCGGACCCAGTTCGCCGATGTGGCGGGTGTGACGGTCGAAGGCCCACACCGCGTGCGCTTCGACTTCAAGCAGCCCCATGGCCGCACCTTGCCCCTGGACCTTGCCAGTTTGCCGGTCCTACCCGAACACGACTGGAAAAACCGCGACTTCGCCAACGGCGCCGGCTTTGACACCCCGGTCGGCAGCGGCCCGTACCGCATCGGGCGGATCGACAATGGCCGCAGCATCACCTTCGAGCGTGACCGCCACTGGTGGGCCAAGGACCTGCCCGTCAGCCGCGGTCGTTTCAATTTCGAGCGCATTCGCGTCGAGTACTTTGGCGATACCGAAGTGGCGCGCCAGGTGCTCAAGGGCGGTGGCTACGACTACAACCGCGAGTTCTCGGCCACGGCATTCACCTTGGGCTACAACGGTGCACAACTGGATGACGGCCGGCTGCAGCGCGCCCACCTGGGCCCGGCCAAGCCACAGACCGCCCAGGGCTTCGTGTTCAACCTGGACAGGCCGCAGTTCAAGGACCGCCGCGTGCGCCAGGCGCTGGCCATGCTATGGGACTTCGAGTGGAGCAACCGGCAGATGATGCGCAACCTGTACATCCGCCAGCAGAGTATCTTTTCCAACACCCCGCTGGCGGCGCGTGAACTGCCGGATACCGGTGAGCTGCAATTGCTTGAGCCGCTGCGCGGCAAGGTCCCGGACGAAGTATTCACCCAAGTCTTCACAGCACCGGTAACCGACGGTTCGGGGATCGTGCGCACGCAGCAGTTGCAGGCCCTGGCCCTGCTGCAGCAGGCCGGCTGGCAGCCTGAGGGTGATCACCTGGTCAACGCCGAAGGCCAGCCGCTGACATTCACTTTTCTCAATGGCCAGGCCGGCCTCGAGCGCCTGCTGCTGCCCTGGAAGCGTAACCTGGCGCAGATCGGGGTTACCCTGAACATCCGCAATGTCGACTCGGCCCAGTACGTCAATCGCCTGATGGCCCGTGACTACGACCTGATCGTCACCGGCTACCCGGTCACCCTGTCGCCGGGTGCCGAGCTCTACAACTATTTCGGGTCTGCGGCAGCCAACGATCCAGGCTCGAACAACCTGATGGTGCTCAAGGACCCTGCGGTAGACAGCCTGATCGACGGGCTGGTGCGCGCCGACACCCAGGCTGACATGCTGCATCACGCCCATGCGCTGGACCGTGTGCTGCAATGGAACTACTACTGGATCCCCAACTACTACCCGCCAGGCAGTTCGACCGTGTGGTGGAACCGCTTCGGCCTGCCCAAGGTCCAGCCTGCCTATGACGAAGGGCTGGACAGCTGGTGGGAAGTCAGCCCTACCGCCCTGACCAACGCACAGATGGCCGAGCGCCAGAAGGCTGCGCCATGA